The sequence GAGGTGGAAGCTCGTTGGTTTTTTCATTCTTCTCACCTGGATATTCAACCCATCGAACCTTTCAAGTATTATCTCAATGGCAAACATGGAAGACTTGAGATTCAATGCAATGCCATCTCCACCCCTGGCGAAATAAAACAGGTCCCGATGTCTCCCGGCTATGGCGTCATTCAACGGGCTTGGGCTTTGGCCTTTCGTCAAAGGGTAACGCTGCCTTTTAAATGTAATTTTGTGATGACCTATGTCCCCCAATAGAATGCTAACAGGAATTATTGGCGCGAACCCCAGCCAGTATTCGAAAAGTCCTGTTATGTGGAATGCGGCCTTTCAGTTTTTTGATCTCGATGCCACCTATCAAGCCTTTGACGTATCAGAACACGATTTGCCATCGCTGATACAAACTTTCCGAAAGGATGAATCTTTGCGTGGTTTTAACGTGACCATTCCCTACAAAATAAAAATCATGGGTTATTTAGATGCGGTCGCACCCCTGGCTCAACAGGCGGGTGCCGTGAACACCGTTGTTCGAGATACCAAGGGGCACCTAAGAGGATTCAATACGGACATCACTGGCGTGCTCGAAACGTTATGTGGCACATGGCAAGGCCAACCCCCTTTGTTTAAAAGTTTGGGAGGGCTTCGGGTCTTACTTTTAGGAGCAGGAGGGGCTTCTCGGGCGGTGATCGCTGCTTTGGGCAACGAATTAGGTGAAAAAGGCGAAATCCTGATTGTTAACCGTGATGTTGAAAAAGCCAAATCAGTGGCACTCGCTTTTCACGAATCCAAAACCCGCATTCGATGGGGCACCTTGTCCGAATTGGAAAATCAAATCCAAGGATTTGATTTGATTGTTAATGCCACGAGCGTTGGACAATTTGGTTTGGAATCCCCTTTGGGAGAAAGATCAATTCGGTTGGTGAATGCGAGCCAAGCCAATGCGGTATTTTTTGATTTGATCTATTCACCCTCAGAAACCTTGCTGCTCTCTCAAGCGAAATCGGCTGGTCGGAAAATAGTGAATGGCCAACCTATGATTGTTGCTCAAGCGGTGGAAGCCTTTCGCTTAATGTTTGGGGATTTTCCTAAAAATGATCTCACCAAAATCATGGCGGAAGCTTTCGAGAAAAACATTTGAAACCACGCAAAATCCTCTTTGTGGTTCCGCTGCCGCCCCCCTGGGCGGGTGTCGAACAAATGAGCCAGGTGCTCTTGGAATCATCCCTTGTAAAGCAATATCAAGTTCAGGTGATTCGAGGAAACATTCGCGACTCCAATGCGGCCAAGGGGAAATGGGACTTGTCCGGAACATCTCGAGTTTTGAGCCTCTGTTTTCGTTTGACGATTAAATTGACCGTTTTCCGTCCTCACATTTTGTACATAACCCTTTCTCAAAACACCTCCGGGTTGGCCAGGGATTTTGCGTATATTCTTTTATCATCATTGTTTGGGGTTCCGGTGGTGGCTCATCTCCATGGGTCCAAATTGAGAGAATTCATCGAGCTTCAGTCACCCGTTCCAAAGAAAATCGTTCTATCGATGCTCAACCGGATCAAGTTGCTGGTTGTTTGCGCGAATTCTATAGGGGCTGACTTAAAAGAGGTTTTTCCACAATTGGAAATAGAGACTGTTTATAACGCCATCCCCAAGATGAGGGAGGGGCCCTCAAAATTACCACGGTCGAAGGCTCGAAATGTAAGTTTTATGGGCCATTTCTCTGTCGCGAAAGGTTTTTATGATGTCATTCGCGCCATTCCTCTTGTCTTATCGAAATTTCCCGATGTTCATTTTCATTTTGCCGGAGAACGATTGGACAATGAACGTAATATTCGTCTTTCTCAAAAAGGACGGTGGGAAGAGGTGGAGAAAACGATCAAAAGATTTCCTCAAAATATCCATTTTTGGGGAGTGGTGGAGGGGCCAGATAAAGAAAAATTTTTTGAACAGGCCGATATTTTTATTTTGCCTTCTTATGCCGAGGCCTTTCCGGTGGCGGTGCTTGAAGCTTTGGGCGCTGGCCTTCCTGTGATCGCCACGCCTGTGGGAGCTTTGCCAGAAGTATTAAAAGATGGGGATGATGTTCTTTTTGTGCAGCCGGGAAAACCGTCGGAAGTGGCCCATCGAATTATGGATTTGATTGAGGACTCTAAACTCAGAGAACGTTTGTCACAAAATGCGTTGGCATTATCCCAGAAATTCTATCCCGATGTCTTTGCGCAATCCATGGCTCGGGTATTTGAAAAAAGTCTGTAAAAAGAAAGTGGCCCATCATCGGTGGAATTCTTACAATCAAACATCCAATCAAAGTTATGAACATTGAAAACGAAATTAAATCAGTGATATCAACCCAGGCCAAAAGTCTCGCTGAATCCAAGCGGGCTATTGGCGGGGCCTTTAAAGAGGCTGTGAACATTCTTTACCGTTGTAAAGGAAAAGTGATCGTAACGGGTATCGGGAAATCGGGTTTGATCGCTCAAAAAATGGCTTCTACTCTTTCTTCCACTGGGACTCCCGCTATTTTTATGCATCCCGTGGAAGGCATGCATGGGAATTTGGGATTGGTACAGAAAAGCGATGTAATTTTTGCGATTGGGAAATCGGGAGAAAGCGAAGAATTGATCAACATCCTTCCGGCGCTTCATAAGATTGGAG is a genomic window of Elusimicrobiota bacterium containing:
- the mshA_3 gene encoding D-inositol-3-phosphate glycosyltransferase; this encodes MVPLPPPWAGVEQMSQVLLESSLVKQYQVQVIRGNIRDSNAAKGKWDLSGTSRVLSLCFRLTIKLTVFRPHILYITLSQNTSGLARDFAYILLSSLFGVPVVAHLHGSKLREFIELQSPVPKKIVLSMLNRIKLLVVCANSIGADLKEVFPQLEIETVYNAIPKMREGPSKLPRSKARNVSFMGHFSVAKGFYDVIRAIPLVLSKFPDVHFHFAGERLDNERNIRLSQKGRWEEVEKTIKRFPQNIHFWGVVEGPDKEKFFEQADIFILPSYAEAFPVAVLEALGAGLPVIATPVGALPEVLKDGDDVLFVQPGKPSEVAHRIMDLIEDSKLRERLSQNALALSQKFYPDVFAQSMARVFEKSL
- the aroE gene encoding Shikimate dehydrogenase (NADP(+)) produces the protein MSPNRMLTGIIGANPSQYSKSPVMWNAAFQFFDLDATYQAFDVSEHDLPSLIQTFRKDESLRGFNVTIPYKIKIMGYLDAVAPLAQQAGAVNTVVRDTKGHLRGFNTDITGVLETLCGTWQGQPPLFKSLGGLRVLLLGAGGASRAVIAALGNELGEKGEILIVNRDVEKAKSVALAFHESKTRIRWGTLSELENQIQGFDLIVNATSVGQFGLESPLGERSIRLVNASQANAVFFDLIYSPSETLLLSQAKSAGRKIVNGQPMIVAQAVEAFRLMFGDFPKNDLTKIMAEAFEKNI